From a single Maritimibacter sp. DP1N21-5 genomic region:
- a CDS encoding TraR/DksA family transcriptional regulator, with protein sequence MADSSANTGPNVAKFREKLEARLKELDTRLHEIDDELDSHQSKDWEELATEREEDEVLESMGASGQAEMARIRAALDRIDEGEFGYCVTCGDEIAEERLDLVPHTPFCAACATKTAAAR encoded by the coding sequence ATGGCTGATTCCTCGGCGAATACGGGACCGAATGTCGCGAAATTCCGCGAGAAACTCGAGGCGCGGCTCAAGGAACTCGACACGCGTTTGCACGAGATCGATGATGAATTGGACAGCCATCAGTCGAAGGACTGGGAAGAGCTGGCGACCGAAAGAGAAGAGGACGAAGTGCTCGAATCCATGGGTGCTTCCGGGCAGGCCGAAATGGCGCGAATCCGGGCGGCTCTCGACCGTATTGATGAGGGAGAATTCGGATATTGCGTGACCTGCGGGGACGAAATCGCCGAAGAGCGGCTCGACCTCGTGCCGCACACGCCGTTCTGCGCGGCCTGTGCAACCAAGACGGCCGCCGCACGTTGA
- a CDS encoding FliM/FliN family flagellar motor switch protein — translation MAESMTTDDKPSALRRKAGAGRPPPEIGAPTATKLLRAAIMQAAQDMAGLTVVAGQPSEDRITLEPLVEAVPPHGLMALVEGPAGRYGLVLLDPDVIAALIEVQTTGKVVPKPAAPRTPTRTDAIMCADFIDRMLELLETKATEAGLDIAPTLEGHRYALALPEAGAIPMTLEDIPYRQFRVGVDIAGGAKRGEMQVVLPFDPLPAQMKETGHARSDPPGFARALEGQVNASHAELRATLHRVEMTLAEAMALVEGDLIPVPAEALARVAVEDIHGGLVCHARLGQSEGQRAIRIDIDGLPGTAEVGTASIGVAASKAGPSLVQPRDTQGALPDPLADPGDVPDFGALDDFELPGLDESMDLAALELGQAQENFC, via the coding sequence ATGGCAGAGAGTATGACGACGGACGACAAGCCAAGCGCTCTCAGGCGCAAGGCGGGGGCAGGGCGCCCACCGCCCGAAATCGGCGCACCGACCGCGACGAAACTCCTCCGGGCGGCCATCATGCAGGCGGCACAGGATATGGCCGGGTTGACCGTGGTGGCGGGGCAACCGTCCGAAGACCGGATTACGCTTGAGCCGCTGGTGGAAGCGGTTCCGCCTCACGGTCTCATGGCCCTGGTCGAAGGACCGGCCGGGCGCTACGGCCTCGTTCTGCTCGATCCCGATGTCATCGCAGCCTTGATCGAAGTCCAGACCACGGGAAAGGTGGTGCCGAAACCCGCCGCGCCGCGCACCCCGACCCGCACCGACGCGATCATGTGCGCGGATTTCATCGACCGGATGCTGGAGCTTCTGGAAACCAAGGCAACGGAGGCGGGTCTCGATATCGCGCCGACCCTCGAAGGACACCGCTATGCGCTCGCCCTCCCCGAAGCGGGTGCGATTCCCATGACGCTCGAGGATATCCCTTACCGGCAGTTCAGGGTGGGCGTCGATATCGCCGGTGGGGCCAAGCGTGGCGAGATGCAGGTCGTCCTTCCGTTCGACCCCCTGCCGGCGCAGATGAAGGAAACAGGACATGCGCGTTCGGATCCCCCCGGTTTCGCCCGCGCACTCGAAGGGCAGGTGAACGCCTCGCACGCCGAATTGCGCGCGACGCTGCACCGTGTCGAAATGACCCTCGCAGAGGCCATGGCGCTCGTCGAAGGGGACCTGATCCCGGTGCCGGCGGAGGCACTGGCCCGTGTCGCCGTTGAGGATATCCACGGCGGCCTCGTCTGCCATGCGCGTCTTGGCCAGAGCGAGGGCCAGCGGGCCATCCGGATCGACATCGACGGCCTTCCCGGGACGGCCGAGGTTGGCACGGCGTCCATTGGCGTTGCTGCATCCAAGGCGGGTCCGAGCCTCGTGCAACCGCGCGACACGCAAGGAGCGTTGCCCGACCCGCTGGCGGATCCCGGGGATGTTCCGGACTTCGGGGCGCTGGACGACTTCGAGCTTCCCGGGCTTGATGAAAGCATGGACCTTGCCGCCCTAGAACTGGGTCAGGCGCAGGAGAATTTTTGTTGA
- a CDS encoding ATP-binding protein, with product MIGFNLLVAICLGYVVILFLVAFWGDTQARSGRGNWLRSPLVYTLSLSIYCTAWTFYGAVGYAARSGLEFATIYLGPTIVLVGWWWILRKLVRIGRTQRITSIADLISSRYGKSNLLGVIVTILAVVGTTPYIALQLQSVVLSFSVFSRATGGENPQSTAFWVAVGLAAFTVLFGTRNLDANERHHGVVTAIALEAVVKLVALLAVGVFVVWGIAGGPGAIAATIEASEIAQWDLNGSRWVTMIFLSACAFMTLPRMFQVLVVENVNERQLATASWAFPLYMMAMSLFVVPIAVVGLQMLPEGSNPDLFVLTVPLYFKKSALATLTFLGGFSSATSMVIVAAIALSTMVSNHVVMPLWLSVRGGGAAMSGDVRQVVLVSRRLSIAAVLGLGWLYYQISGGGEALAAIGLIAFVGVSQVVPAMVGGLFWRGATRAGAAAGLIVGFVIWIYALFLPSFGDSGVMSRAFMAEGPWGLGWLRPQAFFGIEGLDPLVHATFWSLVLNTAVFVIASISSFPRPLERLQGAQFVNVFEHSSTAQSWARGAAEAEDLLVMTQRIMGAPDAQALFQAEAKRQGKEGYLPDTTPDFLRALERELSGSVGAATAHAMVSQIVGGASVSVEDLMAVADETAQILEYSNQLEMKSEELTRTARQLQQANEKLTALSIQKDAFLGQISHELRTPMTSIRAFSEILREGGMAAEETQKYSGIIQDEAIRLTRLLDDLLDLSVLEAGQVTLNFEEVDLAKVIDRAVSAVRGRDGGLEIQRAPAREQLRVVTDADRLAQVFINLIANAGKYCDAPQPKLVISVGGRAGRVEVDFIDNGSGIPAESQSMIFEKFSRLSDHRKAGGAGLGLAICREIMEKLGGSVDYLPGQGGAAFRVTLPR from the coding sequence ATGATCGGTTTCAACCTGCTCGTCGCGATCTGCCTCGGCTATGTCGTGATCCTTTTCCTCGTGGCCTTCTGGGGTGATACGCAGGCGCGGTCGGGCCGTGGCAATTGGCTGCGCTCGCCCCTCGTCTATACGCTGTCGCTGTCGATCTACTGCACCGCCTGGACCTTCTACGGCGCGGTCGGATACGCGGCGCGCTCGGGGCTCGAGTTCGCCACGATCTATCTCGGCCCGACCATAGTCCTCGTCGGCTGGTGGTGGATCCTGCGCAAACTCGTGCGGATCGGGCGGACGCAGCGGATCACCTCGATCGCGGACCTCATCTCGTCGCGATACGGCAAGTCGAACCTTCTCGGCGTGATCGTCACGATCCTCGCGGTGGTCGGGACGACGCCCTATATCGCGCTTCAGTTGCAGTCGGTCGTTCTGTCCTTTTCGGTGTTCTCCCGTGCGACCGGGGGAGAGAACCCGCAATCGACGGCCTTTTGGGTCGCGGTCGGGCTCGCGGCCTTCACCGTGCTCTTTGGCACGCGCAACCTCGATGCCAACGAGCGTCATCATGGCGTCGTCACCGCCATCGCGCTCGAGGCCGTGGTCAAGCTCGTCGCGCTCCTTGCGGTCGGCGTCTTCGTGGTCTGGGGTATCGCCGGCGGCCCCGGCGCCATCGCCGCGACGATCGAGGCGTCCGAGATCGCGCAGTGGGACCTGAACGGCAGCCGTTGGGTGACGATGATCTTTCTCTCGGCCTGCGCCTTCATGACGCTGCCCCGGATGTTTCAGGTGCTCGTGGTTGAGAACGTCAACGAGCGTCAGTTGGCCACCGCGTCCTGGGCCTTTCCGCTCTACATGATGGCGATGAGCCTGTTCGTGGTGCCCATCGCGGTCGTGGGGCTGCAGATGCTCCCCGAAGGGTCGAACCCGGACCTTTTCGTTCTGACCGTGCCGCTTTACTTCAAGAAATCCGCGCTGGCGACCCTGACCTTCCTGGGGGGGTTCAGCTCGGCCACCAGCATGGTCATCGTGGCCGCCATCGCCCTGTCCACCATGGTGTCGAACCATGTGGTCATGCCGCTGTGGCTCTCGGTCCGGGGGGGCGGGGCCGCCATGTCCGGTGACGTGCGGCAGGTCGTGCTCGTCTCGCGCCGGCTCTCCATCGCCGCTGTGCTCGGTCTGGGCTGGCTTTATTACCAGATTTCGGGCGGGGGCGAGGCGCTCGCGGCCATCGGACTCATCGCCTTTGTCGGCGTGTCCCAGGTGGTGCCGGCCATGGTCGGCGGGCTGTTCTGGCGCGGCGCGACACGGGCCGGCGCGGCAGCGGGGCTGATCGTCGGTTTTGTGATCTGGATTTACGCGCTTTTCCTACCTTCGTTCGGGGACAGCGGCGTGATGTCGCGCGCCTTCATGGCGGAGGGGCCCTGGGGGCTGGGCTGGCTCAGGCCGCAGGCCTTTTTCGGGATCGAAGGGCTCGACCCGCTCGTCCACGCTACATTCTGGTCGCTCGTCTTGAACACCGCCGTCTTCGTCATAGCCTCGATCTCGTCGTTCCCCCGACCGCTGGAACGGTTGCAGGGCGCACAGTTCGTCAACGTGTTCGAGCATTCCTCGACGGCGCAAAGCTGGGCGCGGGGCGCGGCGGAGGCCGAAGACCTCCTTGTCATGACCCAGCGCATCATGGGCGCGCCAGATGCGCAGGCGCTGTTTCAGGCCGAGGCCAAGCGACAGGGCAAGGAGGGCTATCTTCCTGACACGACGCCGGATTTCCTGCGCGCGCTCGAGCGGGAGCTTTCGGGCAGCGTCGGCGCGGCGACCGCCCACGCCATGGTGAGCCAGATCGTTGGCGGGGCGAGCGTGAGCGTCGAAGATCTCATGGCCGTGGCGGACGAAACGGCGCAGATCCTCGAATACTCGAACCAGCTCGAGATGAAGTCGGAGGAGCTGACAAGAACCGCGCGGCAGTTGCAGCAGGCGAACGAGAAACTGACCGCTCTTTCCATTCAGAAGGACGCGTTTCTGGGCCAGATCAGCCATGAATTGCGCACCCCGATGACCTCGATCCGGGCCTTCTCGGAGATTCTGCGCGAAGGCGGCATGGCGGCCGAAGAGACCCAGAAGTATTCCGGCATCATCCAGGACGAGGCGATCCGGCTCACCCGGCTGCTTGATGATCTTCTCGACCTGTCGGTGCTCGAGGCGGGGCAGGTCACGCTGAACTTCGAAGAGGTGGATCTGGCGAAGGTCATCGACAGGGCGGTGTCGGCAGTGCGCGGGCGCGACGGCGGGCTCGAGATCCAGCGAGCCCCGGCGCGCGAACAGCTTCGTGTTGTGACCGACGCCGACCGGCTTGCGCAGGTCTTCATCAACCTCATCGCCAACGCAGGGAAATACTGTGACGCGCCGCAGCCGAAACTCGTGATCTCGGTCGGAGGACGCGCCGGGCGGGTCGAGGTGGACTTCATCGACAATGGCAGCGGGATCCCGGCCGAAAGCCAATCGATGATCTTCGAGAAGTTCTCGCGCTTGTCGGACCATCGCAAGGCAGGCGGCGCGGGACTCGGACTCGCCATCTGCCGGGAGATCATGGAAAAACTCGGCGGCTCCGTCGACTATCTCCCGGGGCAGGGCGGCGCGGCCTTTCGGGTGACGCTGCCGCGTTAA